A stretch of Roseibium porphyridii DNA encodes these proteins:
- a CDS encoding permease, producing the protein MADHAVPMTQRRRYLAVYGCGLAILIAAGFNWPEQALNVAVFVSWGLISVAPIVIPGILLTAWIIASGADAHIASVFDGRTGKTIFAAALIGAITPVCGVTVLPMMAGLLAAGVPLAPIMAFWLSSPVTDPAMLATTAATLGLSFAVGKTVAAFGLGLFGGAITALFAQRPWAKSALRDTGLAQRLSTKRCAGDVSYDPWVWQTPSRRSAFAAQFLATSRLIVICLVPAFAAEYALNAALTPDALAAYVGEDQWWAIPAAVFVGAPAYIDGYAALPLTRGLIDNGMAPGAAMAFLVSGGVVSIWGAMAIAPILKLKPFLLYLILAVLGSLAAGYAFQWIV; encoded by the coding sequence ATGGCTGATCACGCAGTCCCGATGACGCAAAGAAGAAGGTACCTGGCCGTTTACGGTTGTGGTCTTGCGATCCTGATCGCCGCGGGTTTCAACTGGCCGGAACAGGCCTTGAACGTGGCTGTCTTCGTTTCCTGGGGGTTGATCAGTGTGGCTCCCATTGTCATCCCGGGAATTCTCTTGACGGCATGGATCATCGCCAGCGGAGCGGATGCCCATATTGCCAGCGTATTTGACGGGCGAACCGGGAAAACCATCTTCGCCGCTGCCCTGATCGGAGCAATTACACCGGTTTGCGGTGTGACGGTGCTCCCGATGATGGCAGGTCTGCTTGCTGCCGGCGTGCCCCTTGCCCCGATCATGGCGTTCTGGCTTTCGTCTCCGGTCACCGACCCGGCGATGCTTGCAACCACGGCTGCAACACTCGGACTATCCTTTGCCGTGGGCAAAACTGTTGCCGCCTTTGGCCTTGGACTGTTCGGCGGCGCGATAACAGCCCTTTTTGCCCAGCGCCCCTGGGCCAAATCTGCGTTGCGTGATACCGGGCTCGCTCAACGGCTGAGTACCAAACGTTGTGCCGGTGACGTCAGTTATGATCCTTGGGTCTGGCAGACACCCTCGCGCAGGAGCGCGTTCGCCGCGCAGTTTCTGGCAACATCACGATTGATCGTCATCTGTCTGGTTCCCGCATTCGCAGCCGAATATGCCCTGAACGCCGCGCTTACGCCGGACGCGCTTGCCGCTTACGTCGGTGAAGATCAATGGTGGGCGATCCCGGCAGCCGTCTTTGTTGGTGCACCGGCTTATATCGATGGATACGCGGCCCTGCCGCTGACCAGAGGTTTGATCGACAATGGAATGGCGCCCGGCGCAGCGATGGCTTTTCTGGTCTCCGGCGGCGTGGTCAGCATCTGGGGCGCGATGGCAATTGCCCCAATTCTGAAACTGAAACCATTCTTGCTATACCTGATCCTGGCTGTTCTCGGGTCACTTGCCGCAGGCTATGCGTTTCAATGGATTGTGTAG
- a CDS encoding class I SAM-dependent DNA methyltransferase, whose translation MTGKRAATWTPGMADEETIRIYDDKAGDYAKRFVTDAPSGSLSKFMSLLPAGANVLDWGCGPAASSFHLKAAGFNPDPVDASPEMVAIANDRFGLSARVGTFDDPVPEGRYQGVWANFSLLHAPRHDLPSHLTKLNKALLGAGVFHIGMKRGKGESRDRFGRFYTYYETTELAGLLEDAGFEITHQTEGEEAGMAGSVDPFVLILSRKI comes from the coding sequence GTGACTGGCAAGCGGGCTGCGACCTGGACACCTGGAATGGCCGACGAAGAAACGATACGGATCTACGATGACAAGGCGGGTGACTACGCCAAGCGGTTTGTTACGGATGCTCCCAGTGGCTCATTGTCGAAATTCATGTCGCTTTTGCCTGCCGGTGCAAATGTCCTTGATTGGGGATGCGGTCCGGCGGCGTCATCATTTCACTTGAAGGCTGCTGGCTTTAACCCGGATCCTGTCGACGCTTCTCCGGAGATGGTGGCAATTGCAAATGATAGATTTGGTCTTTCGGCAAGGGTCGGCACGTTTGATGATCCTGTCCCCGAAGGGCGTTATCAGGGCGTTTGGGCAAATTTCAGTCTGTTGCATGCACCCCGCCATGATCTTCCGTCGCATTTGACGAAATTGAACAAAGCGCTCCTTGGAGCAGGCGTTTTTCATATCGGCATGAAGCGTGGCAAAGGGGAAAGCCGGGACAGGTTCGGTCGCTTTTATACCTACTATGAGACAACAGAACTGGCCGGTCTTCTTGAAGACGCCGGATTCGAAATCACGCATCAAACGGAAGGTGAAGAGGCCGGCATGGCAGGCAGTGTCGATCCGTTTGTGCTGATCCTGTCGCGAAAAATCTGA
- a CDS encoding AraC family transcriptional regulator: MPYSLGMGQISAVFVQKVVDVGSRSKADQARHRHHLLRSVGVDPDAAIDPKFMIADDAYYALCERVVREDPEGASVSIRVGSSMRCDDYGAFGLAWKSAIDLRGSYQRSERYGRVLTSVSTYELEEDEGRHFMVLHRTGDRRLGMRISNEQTIVAITQISREVSVQPFVPKAVHFKHAAPDDLSAHRAFFGCPLHFSSDRDALEVSPEHLNAPNRLGDTSISAFFDAYLDQEVAVLPANEEIEQRVRPLILRALSQGVPSIADVAAHLGLSARTLQRRLAAQGRAFQDLVDETRQELAVRLLLRTDYALAEVAFLTGFAEQSTFTRAFKRWRGETPASFRRSAQA; the protein is encoded by the coding sequence TTGCCCTATAGTTTGGGCATGGGGCAAATATCGGCAGTATTCGTTCAAAAAGTCGTGGATGTCGGATCGCGCTCGAAAGCGGATCAGGCGCGGCACCGGCATCACTTGTTGCGGTCCGTCGGAGTCGATCCGGATGCCGCGATCGATCCCAAGTTCATGATTGCCGACGACGCTTATTATGCACTTTGCGAAAGAGTGGTCCGGGAAGACCCCGAGGGTGCTTCGGTCAGTATTCGTGTCGGCTCGTCAATGCGCTGCGATGACTACGGCGCTTTTGGTCTGGCCTGGAAATCAGCTATTGATCTGAGAGGATCCTACCAGCGTTCAGAACGCTACGGGCGCGTCTTGACCAGTGTCAGTACATATGAGCTTGAAGAAGATGAGGGCAGGCACTTTATGGTGCTGCACCGGACAGGTGACCGCCGCCTGGGTATGCGCATTTCGAACGAACAGACCATCGTAGCCATCACGCAAATAAGCCGCGAGGTCAGCGTACAGCCTTTTGTGCCCAAGGCTGTCCACTTCAAGCATGCAGCTCCCGATGATCTTTCGGCGCACCGCGCATTTTTCGGTTGTCCACTTCATTTCAGCTCGGACCGGGACGCACTTGAAGTTTCACCTGAACACCTGAATGCGCCGAACCGGCTTGGCGATACCAGTATTTCCGCATTTTTCGATGCTTATCTGGATCAGGAAGTTGCGGTTTTGCCAGCCAATGAAGAGATCGAACAACGCGTACGTCCCCTGATCCTTCGGGCGTTGAGCCAGGGAGTGCCAAGTATTGCAGACGTTGCGGCGCATCTGGGTCTGAGTGCGCGCACATTGCAACGGCGTCTTGCAGCGCAGGGGCGCGCCTTTCAGGACCTTGTCGATGAAACCCGTCAGGAACTCGCCGTCCGCCTGCTTTTAAGGACGGACTATGCTCTTGCAGAAGTGGCGTTTCTGACAGGCTTTGCTGAACAAAGCACCTTTACGCGTGCCTTCAAGCGTTGGCGAGGCGAAACCCCCGCCTCCTTCCGCCGGAGTGCACAGGCCTAG
- a CDS encoding NAD(P)H-binding protein produces MQSRPTLVIGATGKTGSRVASLLKHKGLPVRHGSRGADIPFNWDNPETWKPALENVNRAYVTYFPDIAVPGAVEKVEALAAAAKSAGVERLVMLTGRGEHHAMQGEEAVRASGVDYTLIRASWFAQNFSEGYLREPVLAGVLPMPGGDVLEPIIDIDDIADVAVAALTEDRHSDELYEVTGPRLMTFSQMADELGSALGRPIRHIPISFDEFRASVAEVAGPAIADVFEAIARETLDGRNAHLANGVERAIGKKPRDFSEFTVKAAQAGAWTDAA; encoded by the coding sequence ATGCAGTCAAGACCAACTCTCGTCATCGGTGCAACCGGCAAAACAGGCTCACGCGTCGCATCGCTCCTCAAACACAAAGGATTGCCGGTCCGGCATGGATCGCGTGGCGCTGACATCCCATTTAACTGGGACAACCCGGAGACATGGAAGCCGGCGCTTGAAAACGTAAATCGTGCCTATGTCACCTACTTCCCCGACATTGCTGTCCCCGGCGCCGTTGAAAAGGTGGAGGCCTTGGCTGCTGCCGCGAAATCAGCAGGTGTCGAACGCCTCGTCATGCTGACAGGACGCGGGGAACACCATGCAATGCAGGGAGAAGAAGCCGTCCGTGCGTCCGGTGTCGACTACACGCTGATCCGCGCCTCCTGGTTTGCGCAAAATTTTTCAGAAGGCTATTTGCGTGAGCCGGTCCTCGCGGGCGTATTGCCAATGCCGGGCGGAGACGTGTTGGAGCCAATCATCGATATTGATGATATTGCAGATGTCGCCGTGGCGGCGCTGACGGAAGACCGTCACTCCGATGAACTCTATGAAGTGACCGGCCCGCGCTTGATGACTTTCTCGCAAATGGCCGACGAACTCGGATCGGCTCTTGGTCGCCCAATCCGGCACATTCCGATCAGCTTCGATGAGTTCCGTGCAAGCGTCGCCGAAGTTGCCGGGCCGGCGATAGCAGACGTCTTTGAAGCCATTGCCCGCGAGACGCTGGACGGCCGCAACGCTCACCTGGCGAACGGAGTCGAACGTGCAATCGGCAAAAAACCCAGGGATTTTTCGGAGTTCACCGTCAAGGCCGCTCAGGCTGGTGCATGGACCGATGCTGCTTGA
- a CDS encoding LysR family transcriptional regulator, whose product MNDLNWDDLKIFRLVASLGSLTRAADKAGISAATAGRKVQRLEGHLGADLFSKTQAGYELTQFGQQLLERTSAVARTVGELKSWRDRVLNLPLVTIAAPVEIQWLLYRRFRELWNPSDPFRVAIEDCVDAHLLLHNKSVLLITPDAPTTGNLKTVQIGTLKGRPYVAKAFDQKTDCNWIGLHQRPGSMTLSQPASFEAEDWVTTWAASFDGLVSLVRGNTGRALLPDFVGAEDETLVLADDDVRSFACPLYLASHGDASARMEIGVLKRRLKSLLSTVLK is encoded by the coding sequence TTGAATGACTTGAATTGGGATGATCTGAAGATATTTCGATTGGTGGCGTCGCTTGGAAGCCTTACCCGAGCGGCTGACAAGGCCGGTATTTCTGCTGCGACGGCCGGCCGTAAAGTCCAGAGGCTTGAAGGACATCTGGGTGCGGATCTCTTCAGCAAAACGCAGGCGGGCTACGAGCTGACACAATTCGGGCAGCAACTGCTGGAGCGCACGAGCGCAGTCGCCAGGACCGTCGGGGAATTGAAAAGCTGGCGAGACCGGGTATTGAATCTGCCTCTTGTCACCATCGCTGCGCCGGTGGAAATTCAGTGGCTTCTCTACAGAAGATTCCGTGAGCTCTGGAACCCGAGCGATCCTTTTCGCGTGGCCATCGAGGACTGTGTCGACGCTCACCTTCTGTTGCACAACAAGTCAGTTTTGCTGATTACCCCGGACGCACCGACAACCGGAAATTTGAAGACGGTCCAGATCGGAACGCTCAAGGGACGGCCTTATGTTGCAAAGGCATTCGACCAGAAAACCGACTGCAACTGGATTGGCCTTCATCAACGACCTGGCTCCATGACACTGTCGCAACCCGCTTCATTTGAAGCTGAGGATTGGGTAACGACATGGGCAGCTTCTTTTGATGGGCTTGTTTCACTGGTTCGTGGAAATACGGGACGTGCGCTGCTCCCGGATTTTGTTGGCGCTGAAGACGAGACCCTGGTTCTGGCCGATGACGATGTTCGTTCGTTTGCTTGCCCGCTCTACCTGGCAAGTCACGGAGACGCCAGCGCGAGGATGGAAATCGGCGTGCTCAAGCGTCGGTTGAAAAGCCTGCTCTCAACTGTATTGAAATAG
- a CDS encoding VOC family protein, which produces MHIHHIAFFSKDISRLKDFYVALFQAQAGEMYQDERNFRSYMVRFKNKTVLELMQMPGVLARATPDHDDIHHVGLHHLAIAVESDDDVIALTKEARDLGSAVIKQPEQTGDGFFESMVTDPDGNLIEICRAPLSKQ; this is translated from the coding sequence ATGCACATTCATCACATCGCTTTCTTTTCAAAGGACATTTCAAGACTGAAAGACTTTTATGTCGCCCTCTTCCAGGCGCAGGCCGGAGAAATGTACCAGGACGAGAGAAACTTCCGCTCGTACATGGTGCGTTTCAAAAACAAGACTGTGCTGGAGCTCATGCAGATGCCTGGCGTTCTTGCACGCGCCACACCAGACCACGATGATATTCATCATGTGGGCCTGCATCATCTTGCTATCGCGGTTGAGAGCGATGACGATGTGATCGCGCTCACAAAAGAAGCCCGCGATCTGGGGTCTGCCGTGATCAAGCAGCCGGAACAGACCGGAGATGGTTTCTTTGAATCCATGGTAACCGACCCGGATGGAAACCTGATTGAAATCTGCCGCGCCCCCTTGTCCAAGCAATGA